A segment of the Nyctibius grandis isolate bNycGra1 chromosome 27, bNycGra1.pri, whole genome shotgun sequence genome:
ATTCGATAGAGAGCCTGCCAATCCAGGTCTCTATTGCTATAAGTAAACACAAACATATTACTTTTCAGATCACAAAGTTTTAATGGAAATGATCAAGAGCAAATGCAATCAAAACTACCTTTCACACCAGCcaaatttcaattaaattagGCCAGATTACTCAATAAGGAAGCCTACAAAAATCAAGCTCTTTATTGATGTAATGGTACAGAAATACAAACTTGCTGCTTTCCACATCACAGCACTTCAATGCAGGGGAAGAATTAAGACTTCAGTAAAActgatttcatttaaattacacTGGAAGTGCACACTAATTCCTCCTCCCCTCCGGCTTCTCATTCAGTTGTCCAGCAGCAGCCTTCAGCACTGCTCTGCCCTGACTGTGACTCTTCAAGGAGCCCGTTATTTTACTGTGTGGGGGGAGAGAAAGATCTTAGTATCCACAACAAGACAAGTTTGGCCAGGAAAGGAACTGTACTAGAAAATCTTAGTGATGAATACTCTCGCTGCCATGTAAGAAGTCCTGTCCCCCCAGACTGGATGGCTGCCAACACACCTGGGACCCTTCTGTGCTCTCTAGATGATGAAGCAGCTTCTTCTCAGGAGGAAAACTCAGGGTTTACGACAAGTGCCTGGGTTAGATGTTGTGCCAGGGCGGATGGGCACACCAGAAGACTTTAAATCCCCAGTGCAATCAACTTACCTGCAGCTGCTAATAGGCAGAGgcatacaaattattttattaaagctggaaaaagcagaacTCCTCACACTTTATGCTTGGGGAAGATTTGTCACACCCGATTTTCAGCGGGTCACTGAATTAAGATTCAAGGTTATCCCCTTCCTCGATAAGCCCTCGGTGCCTCCAGGCTGTCTCAGCACCGAACACCCAGCTCTGAGGATTTTGCTCCCTTTTCAGAAGGCTTTGCTGACAACAGGGAATTTCAGCGTGGATTCCCAGCCTGCCAATGCAGCAGCGCAGGAGGGAGGGTGTCCGGGGAGCCAGAGCCTGGGCTCCCACCGCACAGGCAGGGACGAGTCCTGCTCTGGGTCCCTGCATCCTCTGGGATGTGGGTCTGAGcttccaaactgaaaaataaaatccccaaAGGCTCCATGAATTCCAGTTAGCCTTGTTACCACACATTTACTGTTGTCCTTCTGTATTCCTACTGTCAGGTGATGTCACATGAGGAGACTCAGGAAGCCTCTGAGAGCAGAATTCAGCATGAGGAGCCCTCAGGCGATGGGAAAGGGGTAAAGTCGGTTcgggagcagcagagcagggaagagcCACGCGACCCAAGGAGGTTGATCTGCTGACCCCCCTcggcagcagggagaggtgaGGGTACCAGCCTGCAGGAAATCTGCACCAACACCACGTCATCTGGTGACTACACCCACCTGCAGAGAGGGCACACACACCCCCCGAGCTCCAACGCTCCACAGGCTTTTCTGCACTCAAGCAGGAGCAGATACAGAATAAAGACGTGTGTGTGGCTGCAATCAAATTATCCCTTAAAAGAAGTAACAATAAATTCTGAACTTCCCAATTACAGGGGACAGGCAAACCTTGGAAACCATTAAGAGCTGCTTCTTCTGTTGATGAATTATCCAGAGTGCACAGAGCTATTTGCTGAGCTTCACTGTACTACACtaattataaattaatatattgctCATTACACAGTAAAGCTGTGCAGTCAACTAATGCACTGCTGCAAAGAGcctattttaaaacatcctCTGGTACTTTTATGATCTCTATGTTTAATTTACTTCTGTTCTGACTTAAATGCTACCAACATGTCGttctttcacaaagaaatacCCCTGGCTTCATCCTACCTCCTTTGGGGCTCAGCAGCATAGCTGAATGATGAGACttagaaaggcttttttaatgCTAAGCAGTTGCACAAGAAATTAAGCAAAACAGCATAATTTAAGCCTAATTCCTGTgttactaatttttaaaatctgtgtttatcacggcagcaggctggcaggggatTATTAGTCCTGGTGCCTGTGCTCTCCAGGCACAGCCGCTTCCTCCTCAGTCACACATGGCTGCTGCCCTGCAGTTTCATTTTGCTATGAAGAGCTCAGAGCAGCCTGGGGGTGGAGGAGTGTCTCCAGAGCTGAGTTTGGAAGCAGAAAGCTGGTGGCTTTGGTAGGAATCACACAGGACAGCATATCTGCCAAATAAAGCATTGAAGGCTCACCTGAAGCCGTTCCCACGGATAGCAAGTGCCTGGCCCCATGCtcaggcagggagggatgggagggCAGGGAAAGCACAGGCATCCCAGGCAGGAAGGGCAAAGGACAGAGCTGCTGGCATCCAAAGTGGCTGTTTACTGGCATTTGCCTCCCCAAGCCCATAGTCTGACTCAGCCTGTAACTGCATCCCCAGGCACACGCACAGGTCGTGCACCAGGCAGCCCTGTGAAGGGGAACAGCGGAGTCACAGACAAGGAGGAAACCTTGCATTGAACTGGCGGGTGGGATGAATAGGAGGAAATGCATCCGTCTTTCTTGGAAAAGTGTTAGCAGCATTGCATTGTTTCAGGGGGCATTCTCGCAGCATGCTTTTATGTCAGACCATTCTTTCTGTGCAGTGCTTAGCGTAACGGAAACACCAAACACAAACCAGGATCAGCCTTACGCAGAAGTTCTTTTGGAAACTGCCGTTTCCTTCTTTCCAAGGAAAGCATCCTGGTGACTCAGCAGCACGGGGCAGATTGGCAGCCCTACGGAGGAGAGAAACATTCCCCGGAGAATCCAGTGATTTTCAACCTTAGTAACACAAAGGATATTGCACTCAATGTTTGAGACCCCCTTGTGTgaccagcagcaggacagagatACCATAAGGGGGAaggctgctggagcagagagaggacccagggctgctggagagGGACCAGAGGGGTGGTGGCCTCTGGGCTGGCACAGCTGCTCCCAGTTGgccccagcctgctgctcccctgcccaCCACAGCTCCCGGCCGTGCTCCCCGGGGCTCCCAGGGCACGCACACAGCCAGAAGGCACCAGAGGACCATGAGCCAACTCCAGAAATACGTgaagcagccagggctgcaaACCGCTCCCTGCCCAGCCAAAGCACGGGGCTCCCTGGCCCCCCGCCTCTGAAAGACCCCAGAGCAGCTTATGGGGAGCCGCACTGAGCTGGAAGAGCCCGGGCACTCTGAAACACGTTGTACCTGGCTGTTTCCGAGGCCGCCGGGCTCCCACCCGGGAGCGGGTTAGAGGCGTGGTGATGGGCTGCGCGCCCGGTGCCGCCGCAGCCCGCTCCCCACCGCCTGCCcccccggcggggccgggccgtggCGCAGCCTGTGTCGCCATCCAGCGCCCGCTcggctgcctgcagcccccggccggccccgggcAGACCCCGCCCCGGCGGGACCGAGCGGGGCTCGAGGgcagcgaggggctgggggcggctgcGGCCCCCCCCGAGGCACAAGAACACACGGGTCCCGCTGGGAAGGGGGCACAGGCCCTGCGGGGAGGCAGGGGAACAAAAGCTCTGAGCAGGGGGATGGTGTCAGCGGGGCAGCTcggtgctggcagcagagcagcttgtCCAGGAGCTCAGAGATCGCTACAATCAGTGATGGGAAGCTGTAGTACAGTGACCCACTAACAGGAGATGCAGGGAAGAAACATGTGTGTATCTGCTAATAAACCTGCCTGCATCTCATATAGGCCTCTAATGCAAAAAGCTGCAGGTCAGAGCTTCTCTTAGGCTCTTTCCTTCAGTCTTATAACACCCATAACGGGAGAGCAGGGACATATTTCTAAGGGACCACTTTAATTGGAGCCAAGCAACAGCCGGGACACGCAGGTGAGCAGAGGGTGCAAAgcaaggcaggagaggaggcagcagcttcaGATGGGGTGTGTgagcaggcaggagaaggggaaaggggaggtgAGGACCTTAAAAAAGCAGGCTATCGAATAGCTTAAAGCTAGGGGTTAGAAAATGGGAATGTACAGAGTACTGAATAACTTCTACAGGGTGATTTTAATAGTCTGGTACAGTTAGGAGAGCTCTGGCTGAAGAAGGCAGCAGCTAAAGCATAGAGGGATTTGTACAGCTGGTAGTGGGAGCCCTGCTTCTGCTCTGCCCTTGCAGTGCAACCAGCCCTGTGTGGAAAGGAATAAATGGGGACTTGAAAAGACTAGGGCACACATGTTTTAGGAAATAGCCTCAATTTTACTTTATAGTAGGCAAACATTGCGTTTTTTCAGCACGTTTCTTGTTGTCATAGGAACTCAGAGGCAGGGAGGTGCTGAGGCTGGgctgtgtgattctgtttaaTCTGCCAGAtcttcccctcccagcccgTGGGAATGTGTTGATCTGGGTCAGGTAAATCTGCGTCCTGATCAGTGCCGGAGTACAGCAGCCCGGGTGGGAGGGAGCGGTTCAGCCCCGAGTCCTCTCGCGTTAGCTCTCCGCAGGCCGGCTGTTTATTAATAGCGCGGCATGGCCGCCACGGGCCGGGTTCGCTGGGCGCACGCCGTGACACGGCACCTGTCACGGGAAGGGGACAGAGCACCGGAGCAGGCGGCTCTGCTGGAGCCCCGGGCAGGTCCCGCCGGGGCACCCACCTGCCGGGGGCAGCCACGCGTGGGCAGGGCGAGCCCggggctcctgcagccccatcGCCCTGCTCCCTCCCGCAGCCGGTAAAAGGCTCTCCCGCAGCCGCTGCTCGCCGCGCCCCGCAGCTCGGCCACGCTGGCGGTTCCCCCCCGGAGCTCCCGGCTGCGGTGCGGGGGGCTCCGCTGGCGGCTCGCCCTCCGCCGGCGGCTCGCCCTCCGCCGGCACCGGGAGCCGTCCCGCCCCGCGCACCGGGTGATGCGGGGCAATGCGCGAACGCGCTGCGGCGCTGGGCTGCCCGCCCCCCCCGTGCcctccccggcggggcgggcggtgcgggagcggggcggggcggcgggcagggccggtCCCGGTCGGGCCGGGCATGCTGCCGCGGGTGCGCGCCGCCGTGGCGCAGCTGGTGGCGGGGGCtgagcgcggggccgggcgggcagccccccgcggagccccggggcgggggcgcgggcccctcctgcccccggcCGGCCTTCCTGCAGCTGACGGCCGAGGAGCTCCGCCGCGCCGGGGACCGGGCGGGCCGCGCCGTGCAGAGCCCCCGCGacggccgccgccgcctgccctGGAGCACGGGCTACGCCGagtgagcggggccgggagcggggccggggcggcggcgggggctcgGCAGCCCGGGGAGGGTGGGACCGGCCGCGCTCGGCACCGGAGCAGCGTcccggggagcggagcggggtcGCAGCCGGCCGGAGCCGCCTCGGTTCGCTCACACGCAGCGGGCAGAGGCTCGCTCGGTGGATGCTGCGGGTGGCAGAGCCGTCTGCGGGGTTTGTCCACGCACCCACCCCCGGGGCTGTCGAGCTCTGctgtctttcctgttttctgcgCTTACGTGCACAGCACCCGGTGTCACTGCTGGAGAACTGACACCGGGGGGTGAAGGAACTGCTGCGGTTCTCACGGGACTTGGGGGGAGAAGGGAACTGAAGCTGTCTTGGGAGAGGGACCTGATTTAAACTTCCCCTTCAAGGGCCTGATTCTCTTCTCCTTTTACTTGCGTGGCGTGAAAGAAAGAGCCTCTACATCTTGTTTCCTCACGGCAGGGTGATAAATGCAGGGAAGAGCCAGCACAACGAGGACCAGGCATGCTGCGAGGTGGTGTTTGTGGAGAGGAGACCCAGCCCGAGGGGCCGGCCGCCGTCCAGGGAAGGCGTTGGGGAGCTGGACGCGGTGAGAGCCGGGGTGGCGTGCACAGGCGGGGACGGGACGGGGGGATGTCCAGCGGCAGGACACGAGATGGGGCACGTGGCGATGTGTGGGCACTGCCGCCTCCCCAGGGATTCCCTGGGGTCCCAGACAGGCTGCCCgtgctccttcccagctcctgccatcCTCCTCACTGGACTGTGCCAGAGCTGGCTGGCCCGGGGAGGCCACTGGCCCACGTGCCCCAGCGGGCTGCGGAGGTGGCTGCCACGCTGGCCCCCTCGTGCCTCCCCTTTAGAGGAGCTGGCTGCTGGAGACGTGCTGCTGGCGGCACGAGGTGTCTGACACAGGGCTGGGCTCGAGCCAGGGACTGACCGTGTCCAGACACCCTTGATCAGCTGCCCCCATCGCTCCTGCCTGCGCTGGGCTGGGACCTGCGAGCTGGAGGCAAAGCTGTCCAGCTGGTGACCCCAGCTGCTCCGAACTCCCTGCCCCATCTGCGTCCTCACAGGCTCGCTAAACCTGCCTGTCTCTCCCCGCAGGGCAGGAGGGGTTTTTATTTCCACTACTGGGCCTTGTTTGATGGCCACGCGGGCGGCGGTGCTGCTGTCATGGCATCCAAGAGGCTCCACCTGCACATCTGCGAGCAGCTCCGGGACCTCGTGGACGTCCTGCAggacccctccccacctcccatcTGCCTCCCGCACGGTGCGAGGGCCGGCCCCGCGGAGCCGAGCCGGGTCCCCCTTGCAGAGGACGACGGGGAGGTCCCCAACGATGCCATGCCACGGTTTCACGTGGAGAAAACGGTCTCTCACGAGAGCCTGGTGATCGGAGCCATCGAGAACGCCTTCAAGCACATGGTGAGCGAGCCCCCGCCCGCGGGGAGCGTCTCTTGCTGCATCAGTGCTGTCTTGTCCCCCCTGGCAGAAGACGGCCCTGCAGcgaggagggggctgcaggagggctcCTGGCAGGAGGCCTCGGAGAGGGTACTGTGATGCTCTGCCATATTTCGGGGGTTCAGGACACAGAGGCTTTGGGTCCTGGACCTGTGTGGGTGCAGAGCGCTTCATTGCAGCAGTCCCAGCTGCTCCCCTCCTGTCCTGCCCTTTCCTGCCCACTCCACTGCCCCAGTGAAGCCACATCCCCGGCTGCCCCACAGGacccctgtcccccagccctgcagccgcCCCTGGGCTGCTGTTTTGGGCTGCCTGCAGCTTTGCTTGCTGCCATGGGGCTGCCCCGCCTGGAGCTGCTCTCTGTCTCCCCAGGACGACGAGATCGAGCGGGAACGGGCGGCCCAGCGCCTGGCCGGGGGCTGCTGTGCCCTGGCTGCCGTCTACCTCATGGGCAAGTTCTACGTGGCCAACGCCGGTGACAGCAGGTACAGCCTTGCCTTTGGCCCCGCAGTCGGGGAGCACCCTGTAGAGTGGGGCGGTGCTGGAGGCACGGCCGGTGAGGAGCTGGGCTATCTCggggagggcagaggcagcaggaccAGGCACAGCcaccctctccctgcctgcgTGCCCTGGGGACACCGTGCCCTGCCGTGATGTCCACGTTTGTCCACGTGTTTCATTGCAGGGCCATTATCATCCGTAACGGGGAAATCATTCCAATGTCCAGGGAGTTTACTCCAGAGACAGAGAggcagaggctgcagttgttaGTAAGAAAGATCTTTCTTCTACCCTCATTCCTGCTgaaccacccccagccccttcccagccccccGCACTGCTGCCAGGGGCcgagggcagccccggggctgggacCTGCTGGCGGCACTGGTCCATCCCAGCTcgctgggctggggagaggcGCAGGGACACGGGGAGCTGCCCTGGCTCCCTGGCATGGGGGCATCTCGTGGCTGGTGGAGCCCCGGTTTGCTGTGGGGTCAGCGTGAGGGGCCGTGcctggccagggcagggggatCCTGGGCTCTCAGCACAGGGCCGGTTCGGTCCATCTCGTCCCGCTCCTGCCCCGGGGCACAGGGAGCATCGCCCGCCCGGGGTGGGCACGTGCCCGCTGCTGTGGGAGCACCGGGCTGGCT
Coding sequences within it:
- the PPM1J gene encoding LOW QUALITY PROTEIN: protein phosphatase 1J (The sequence of the model RefSeq protein was modified relative to this genomic sequence to represent the inferred CDS: deleted 1 base in 1 codon), whose product is MLPRVRAAVAQLVAGLSAGPGGQPPAEPRGGGAGPSCPRPAFLQLTAEELRRAGDRAGRAVQSPRDGRRRLPWSTGYAEVINAGKSQHNEDQACCEVVFVERRPSPRGRPPSREGVGELDAGRRGFYFHYWALFDGHAGGGAAVMASKRLHLHICEQLRDLVDVLQDPSPPPICLPHGARAGPAEPSRVPLAEDDGEVPNDAMPRFHVEKTVSHESLVIGAIENAFKHMDDEIERERAAQRLAGGCCALAAVYLMGKFYVANAGDSRAIIIRNGEIIPMSREFTPETERQRLQLLAFLRPELLGKEFTHLEFPRRIQPKELGKKMLYRDQNMNGWAYKKIEEDDLKFPLIYGEGKKARVMATIGVTRGLGDHDLKVFSSNIHIKPFLSCFPEVRVYDLTQYEHCPDDVLVLGTDGLWDVTNDKEVASVVMEVLTSYEPNDLCRYTMVAQELVVRSRGVLKERGWRLANDKLGSGDDISVFVIPLGGPGNYT